Proteins found in one Candidatus Methylomirabilis lanthanidiphila genomic segment:
- a CDS encoding Archaeal ATPase gives MMDREHPIENNPLFGSLPLELSENMRSSNPWWTGDEMLNPPTFRRWPFNRMYRLLKQGMTPAVVLRGPRRVGKTVLLNQAIQTLLGEGVSGRRVLYVPFDELPTLRGIQEPVLAIARWFEKNILGELFNRAANEKRPAYLLFDEVQNLDAWAPQIKNLVDNHGVRTLITGSSSLRIEAGRDSLAGRITTLEMGPLILREIAELRFGVQCASQWGDNGLENLVSADFWHNAVRIGEDQRDIRHRSFQAFAQRGGYPIAHEKYDTPWHELADYLNETVIRRAIQHDLRMGPRGQKRDEKLLEEVFRLCCRYAGQAAGQAAFVPEIQQALAGNIGWNRILTYLRFLDGTLLLRLVQPIELRLKRKKAPAKLCLSDHALRASWLQEVIPLDPEGLAANPHLSDIAGHLAESTLGYFLASVPNLDVAYFPMRGAEPEVDFILTIGTKRIPIEVKYRKRIDPLEDTLGLRAFLEKSVYNAPFGLLVTLEDDVQVPDPRIIPISLSTFLWTR, from the coding sequence ATGATGGATCGCGAGCACCCGATCGAGAACAATCCGCTGTTCGGCTCACTACCGTTGGAACTTTCGGAGAATATGCGTTCCTCAAATCCCTGGTGGACCGGCGATGAGATGTTGAATCCTCCTACCTTTCGCCGGTGGCCTTTTAATCGAATGTACCGATTGCTTAAACAAGGCATGACCCCGGCGGTCGTGCTGCGAGGCCCCAGACGTGTCGGCAAGACGGTGTTGCTCAACCAGGCCATACAGACCCTTCTCGGTGAGGGTGTTTCCGGCAGAAGAGTGTTGTACGTTCCGTTCGATGAGTTGCCCACCTTGCGAGGCATCCAGGAGCCGGTTCTCGCAATTGCGCGGTGGTTTGAAAAAAATATCCTCGGTGAATTGTTCAATCGGGCGGCCAATGAGAAGCGACCCGCTTATCTCCTTTTTGACGAAGTTCAAAACCTGGATGCGTGGGCGCCGCAGATCAAAAACCTGGTCGACAACCACGGGGTTCGTACTCTGATCACCGGAAGTTCGTCCCTGCGCATCGAGGCAGGGCGGGACAGCCTGGCCGGGCGTATTACCACGCTCGAAATGGGTCCCCTGATCCTGCGCGAGATCGCGGAGTTGCGATTTGGTGTTCAATGCGCGTCGCAGTGGGGAGATAACGGTCTTGAAAACCTGGTGTCCGCCGATTTCTGGCACAATGCCGTGCGTATCGGGGAGGACCAACGCGATATCCGGCACCGAAGCTTTCAGGCCTTTGCTCAACGCGGCGGCTATCCCATTGCGCATGAAAAATACGATACGCCATGGCATGAATTGGCAGACTATCTTAATGAAACGGTCATCCGACGGGCGATTCAGCACGACCTCCGCATGGGACCCCGCGGCCAGAAACGCGACGAGAAGTTGCTTGAAGAGGTGTTCCGTTTATGCTGCCGCTACGCCGGCCAGGCGGCCGGGCAGGCGGCGTTCGTGCCCGAAATCCAACAGGCCTTGGCCGGCAACATCGGCTGGAACCGAATTCTTACATATCTGCGGTTCTTAGATGGAACGTTGCTGCTCCGCCTAGTACAACCGATCGAACTCCGCTTGAAACGGAAAAAGGCACCGGCCAAACTTTGCCTCTCGGACCATGCGCTGCGCGCCTCTTGGTTGCAAGAGGTGATTCCGCTTGACCCCGAAGGTCTTGCTGCCAACCCGCATCTGTCAGATATTGCCGGACACTTAGCGGAAAGCACGTTAGGCTATTTCCTGGCGTCGGTGCCTAATCTGGATGTGGCGTACTTTCCCATGCGTGGTGCCGAGCCGGAAGTGGATTTCATTCTGACGATCGGCACGAAACGCATCCCGATCGAGGTCAAGTACCGCAAGCGCATCGATCCGTTGGAGGACACCCTCGGCCTACGTGCATTCTTGGAGAAATCCGTTTACAACGCGCCCTTCGGACTGTTGGTCACCCTCGAAGACGACGTACAGGTGCCCGATCCGCGCATCATTCCGATTTCGCTTTCAACTTTCTTGTGGACGAGGTGA
- a CDS encoding RNA helicase gives MIRAKARGEQTADHLHGEDYPAQIKRLRARLGLTQAALAKALGVSFPTINRWENGKARPSQLSWSQILKLAGELDADRVSEPEPPPYVHELPLLDFTAGSDVVRALVEGERLSFGHLANPVFATEIASIDALPHQRIAVYDHMLKQARLRFLLADDAGAGKTIMTGLYIREMLSRRLLKRVLIVPPAGLVGNWERELSTLFSLRFDIVSGSDARMGNPFIGPSSNRLIVSVDTLAGERVFARLQEQDVEPYELVVFDEAHKLSCDRGNDFRIRKTDRYRLAEAIAGVRAGLSAEGPTQAGDRAWRLPWHAHHLLLLTATPHMGKDYPYYALWRLLEPEVLTTTEAFDQFPSEHRKHYFIRRTKEEMVKLTGEPLYPRRIADTLAYDLAQGEVSEQRLYDETTEYLQHVYNRAKLLNQSAARLAMGVFQRRLASSTYALLRSFERRIEKLSGVIDDVQAGRITMEQLLTLQRRITEDDDVLESKTADDESTENGQEENEVAEDKLLQGVIAVSLAELVAERQQVEQLRDLAQQIHDAGQESKFDKLRTVITDPKFAVEKLIVFTEHRDTLDFLVRRLGGMGYTGQIAMIHGGMYYTERQEQVERFRKPSAEGGARFMICTDAAAEGINLQFCWIMINYDVPWNPARLEQRMGRIHRYGQTHDPVIILNLVAPSTREGRVLKTLLDKLEKIRKQLKSDKVYDSIGRIFAEVSIKKYMEMAVLGDPEAIARELDGRLTKEQVQALAECERRLYGDGGDVKKELPRLRESLEQETFFRLLPGYIRRFISSAAPLVDIQVDGDLGGVFALRPAKKGAVDPLLTALETYAPLQRVRLSVVRPDDREACVWMHPGEPVFERFRELVRGQLGKDALRGAVFIDPTAKKPYIFHLARLNVIRKADSEIGELGQEETVECRLVGACQSDGADITVCPVEHLLLLRGGHGLPPGAQRLAVVARQHRELAQAYLTERVARTMAVEHRTRLLNTLAERETFMKRGFDFQEAELAVARAKLSHKAREGNKAAAQHLSEIKEQQRALSQRRDRALAILRREPELIIPGEVDFIAHALVVPSTDQADLERHQANVEQVAMDLVRAFEEAAGSKVRFVHTPELARAAGLPDHPGFDVLSIRPSNDRRCIEVKGRAGTGEIEVTDNEWARACNLRADYWLYAIYHCATPMPQMVRVQDPFEKLLVRPFTKTQVVETVREVGGVRIAHAQVMEVGEV, from the coding sequence ATGATTAGAGCTAAGGCGAGAGGAGAACAGACCGCAGATCACTTGCATGGCGAGGACTACCCCGCCCAGATAAAGCGCCTTCGGGCTCGCCTGGGCCTCACGCAAGCCGCCTTGGCGAAGGCGCTTGGCGTGTCGTTTCCGACGATCAACCGATGGGAGAACGGGAAAGCCCGCCCCTCCCAGTTGTCTTGGAGCCAGATCCTGAAGCTGGCGGGCGAGCTGGATGCCGACCGGGTTTCCGAACCCGAGCCCCCGCCGTACGTCCACGAGCTGCCCCTCCTGGATTTCACTGCCGGGTCGGACGTCGTGCGGGCGCTCGTCGAAGGCGAGCGGCTCTCCTTCGGGCACTTGGCCAACCCGGTCTTCGCCACAGAGATCGCCAGCATCGACGCTCTCCCGCATCAGCGCATCGCGGTCTATGACCACATGCTGAAACAGGCACGGTTGCGATTTCTGCTGGCCGACGATGCGGGTGCGGGCAAGACTATCATGACGGGCCTGTATATCCGTGAGATGCTCTCGCGCCGCCTGCTCAAGCGCGTCCTGATCGTGCCGCCCGCCGGGTTGGTGGGAAACTGGGAGCGCGAACTCTCGACTCTGTTCAGTCTTCGGTTCGATATTGTCAGCGGCAGCGATGCGCGAATGGGCAATCCCTTCATCGGGCCGTCGAGCAACCGCCTGATTGTGAGCGTCGACACCCTGGCGGGGGAGCGCGTATTTGCTCGGCTTCAAGAACAAGACGTCGAGCCCTATGAACTTGTGGTCTTCGATGAGGCCCACAAACTCTCGTGCGATCGGGGAAACGATTTCCGTATCCGCAAGACTGACCGCTACCGTCTGGCAGAGGCCATCGCGGGGGTTCGCGCGGGCCTGTCTGCCGAAGGCCCGACGCAGGCAGGCGACCGGGCCTGGCGGTTGCCGTGGCACGCACACCATCTGCTTCTGCTGACGGCGACGCCCCACATGGGCAAGGACTATCCGTACTATGCCCTCTGGCGTCTGCTGGAGCCGGAGGTGCTGACCACCACGGAGGCTTTCGACCAGTTTCCCTCTGAACACAGGAAGCACTACTTCATCCGGCGCACCAAGGAAGAGATGGTCAAACTGACCGGGGAGCCGCTCTATCCGCGCCGCATCGCCGATACCCTTGCCTACGATCTTGCTCAAGGCGAAGTGAGTGAGCAACGGCTCTATGACGAAACGACGGAATACCTGCAGCACGTCTACAATAGAGCCAAGCTCCTGAACCAGTCGGCCGCGCGCTTGGCCATGGGCGTCTTCCAGCGCCGATTAGCCAGCTCCACCTACGCCTTGCTGCGTTCCTTCGAGCGCCGGATCGAGAAACTCAGCGGAGTGATCGACGACGTTCAGGCCGGTCGGATTACCATGGAGCAACTGCTGACGCTCCAACGGAGGATCACCGAAGACGATGACGTCCTGGAATCCAAGACAGCGGACGACGAGAGCACAGAGAATGGCCAAGAAGAGAACGAGGTTGCCGAGGACAAGCTCCTACAAGGGGTCATCGCCGTATCGCTCGCCGAACTGGTAGCCGAGCGGCAGCAGGTCGAACAGCTTCGTGACCTGGCCCAGCAGATTCATGATGCGGGGCAGGAGTCGAAATTCGACAAGCTGCGCACCGTCATCACCGATCCCAAGTTCGCGGTCGAGAAGTTGATCGTCTTCACGGAGCACCGGGACACGCTGGACTTCCTCGTGCGCCGCCTCGGTGGCATGGGCTACACCGGTCAGATCGCCATGATCCACGGCGGCATGTACTATACCGAGCGGCAGGAACAGGTCGAACGCTTCCGTAAGCCATCCGCTGAGGGTGGCGCACGCTTCATGATCTGTACCGACGCGGCCGCCGAGGGGATCAACCTCCAGTTCTGCTGGATCATGATCAACTACGACGTGCCATGGAACCCGGCCCGCCTGGAACAGCGCATGGGCCGCATCCACCGCTACGGCCAGACGCACGATCCGGTGATCATTCTGAACCTCGTCGCGCCGTCTACCCGCGAAGGCCGCGTCCTGAAAACGCTGCTCGACAAGCTGGAGAAGATTCGTAAGCAGCTCAAGAGCGACAAGGTCTACGACAGCATCGGCCGCATCTTCGCCGAGGTGTCCATCAAGAAGTACATGGAGATGGCGGTGCTCGGTGATCCCGAGGCCATCGCGAGGGAACTCGACGGTCGCCTGACGAAGGAGCAGGTGCAGGCACTTGCAGAGTGCGAGCGCCGCCTGTACGGCGACGGCGGTGACGTCAAGAAGGAACTGCCGCGCCTGCGGGAAAGCCTCGAACAGGAGACCTTCTTCCGCCTCCTGCCCGGTTACATCCGACGCTTCATCTCATCCGCCGCGCCGCTGGTCGACATCCAGGTTGATGGCGATCTGGGGGGCGTCTTCGCCTTGCGCCCGGCCAAAAAGGGCGCGGTCGACCCGCTCTTGACCGCTTTGGAGACATACGCTCCCCTTCAGCGCGTACGCCTTTCCGTGGTGCGCCCCGATGATCGGGAGGCCTGCGTGTGGATGCATCCGGGTGAGCCGGTGTTCGAACGCTTTCGGGAACTGGTGCGCGGTCAACTCGGCAAGGACGCTCTGCGTGGCGCGGTGTTTATCGATCCCACGGCCAAAAAGCCCTATATCTTCCATCTCGCGCGCCTCAACGTGATCCGCAAAGCCGATTCCGAAATCGGCGAGCTTGGCCAGGAAGAAACCGTGGAGTGCCGTCTTGTGGGGGCCTGTCAATCGGACGGTGCGGACATTACGGTCTGTCCCGTCGAGCATCTCCTCCTGCTGCGCGGGGGTCACGGCCTGCCGCCCGGAGCCCAACGTCTTGCGGTGGTCGCCAGACAACATCGTGAGCTGGCCCAGGCATATCTCACTGAGCGCGTCGCCCGCACCATGGCGGTCGAGCACAGAACACGCTTGCTCAACACGCTTGCCGAACGCGAGACCTTCATGAAGCGTGGCTTCGACTTCCAAGAGGCCGAGCTGGCCGTCGCCCGCGCCAAGCTCTCGCACAAGGCGCGCGAAGGCAACAAGGCCGCCGCCCAGCATCTTTCGGAGATTAAGGAACAGCAGCGCGCGCTGTCCCAGCGCCGCGACCGGGCCCTGGCCATTCTGCGGCGCGAGCCGGAACTGATCATTCCCGGCGAGGTGGACTTCATCGCTCACGCGTTGGTCGTTCCCTCTACCGATCAGGCAGACCTCGAACGTCACCAGGCCAATGTCGAGCAGGTCGCTATGGACCTGGTCCGCGCCTTCGAGGAGGCGGCAGGGTCAAAGGTGCGGTTCGTCCACACGCCAGAGCTGGCCCGCGCCGCCGGGCTGCCCGACCACCCCGGTTTCGACGTACTCTCCATCCGTCCCAGCAACGACCGTCGCTGCATTGAAGTCAAGGGTCGGGCGGGCACGGGTGAGATCGAGGTTACCGACAATGAATGGGCCCGCGCCTGCAACCTGCGCGCCGACTACTGGCTCTACGCGATCTACCACTGCGCCACGCCTATGCCGCAGATGGTCCGCGTCCAGGACCCGTTCGAGAAGCTCCTGGTCCGCCCCTTCACGAAGACGCAGGTTGTCGAGACGGTTCGCGAAGTCGGCGGCGTCCGGATCGCGCATGCACAGGTCATGGAAGTCGGCGAGGTGTAG
- a CDS encoding Nudix hydrolase — MVRSSRLEHDQVIGRKPRSAVYAEQLSNFRVVNAFVINSRGELWISRRAPTKRIFPLCLDMSMGGHVESGETYEEALQREAREELNVEIEKANVRLLGHLTLRDNGVSAYMQVYEITQDEAPDYNRDDFFEYYWLAPEALLDRLANGDKAKGDLPKLVTIFFGVT, encoded by the coding sequence ATGGTCCGAAGCTCCCGCCTTGAACACGATCAGGTGATCGGCAGGAAGCCACGATCGGCCGTCTACGCAGAACAGCTCTCCAATTTCCGCGTCGTCAACGCGTTCGTGATCAACTCACGCGGTGAATTGTGGATCTCTCGTCGCGCTCCGACCAAACGCATCTTTCCGCTGTGCTTGGATATGAGCATGGGCGGTCATGTGGAAAGTGGCGAAACATATGAGGAGGCGCTGCAACGGGAAGCACGCGAGGAATTGAACGTGGAAATTGAGAAAGCGAACGTACGGCTACTGGGTCATCTGACTCTGCGCGATAACGGCGTGTCTGCGTATATGCAGGTATACGAAATTACACAAGATGAGGCGCCAGATTATAACAGGGACGATTTCTTCGAATATTATTGGCTGGCGCCAGAAGCCCTTCTTGACCGCCTGGCCAACGGCGACAAGGCCAAAGGTGATTTGCCGAAACTGGTTACGATCTTTTTCGGAGTCACATGA
- a CDS encoding Transposase IS200 like protein — protein sequence MWAYGRVPKYRLGAHTTCDLTVHVVWIPKYRKPLLVEPVAIRVRDLIRQIALEHELQILSGKMARDHVYLFLAYRPHQELSTIMQ from the coding sequence ATGTGGGCGTATGGGCGCGTGCCAAAATACCGCCTGGGAGCGCACACGACATGCGATCTCACGGTCCACGTGGTCTGGATCCCCAAGTATCGGAAGCCGCTCCTCGTGGAGCCCGTCGCCATTCGTGTGCGCGATCTCATCCGCCAGATCGCGCTCGAGCATGAGCTGCAGATTCTCTCGGGCAAGATGGCACGCGACCATGTTTACCTTTTTCTCGCCTACCGCCCCCATCAGGAGCTCAGCACCATCATGCAATAG
- the sbcC_1 gene encoding Nuclease SbcCD subunit C gives MESLFIDEDFGLLDSSSLVMAVSVLEQLQATGRRVGVISHVDELKERIAVKVEVTPVDRGRSTVQVVTA, from the coding sequence GTGGAAAGCCTGTTCATCGACGAGGACTTCGGCTTGCTTGACAGCAGCAGTCTGGTAATGGCCGTGTCTGTGCTCGAGCAACTTCAAGCGACCGGCCGACGGGTCGGCGTCATCAGCCATGTCGATGAACTGAAGGAACGAATCGCAGTAAAGGTCGAAGTCACCCCGGTTGATAGAGGCCGCAGCACCGTCCAGGTCGTCACGGCTTGA
- the sbcC_2 gene encoding Nuclease SbcCD subunit C, protein MGIASADVEKARQDAVIGEAKGPISKIDVNVPAEAARLDTLRETVAAARATLSERQQAVAVHEADDRPKQVLDEIVAALTNIEARCSKASEECVSARAVLRNDDQVRARMAEITTALGERRDRARVWSQLDDLIGSADGSKFRRFAQSLTFNHLIRLANRHLADLNPRYELQRAPGGDLVLQVIDHDMADEVRAVHRLSGGESFLVSLSRTRFLEYVVNSWDQGGKPVHRRGLRLA, encoded by the coding sequence ATGGGTATCGCCTCTGCAGATGTAGAAAAAGCCAGGCAGGACGCCGTCATCGGGGAGGCAAAGGGGCCGATCTCAAAAATCGATGTCAATGTGCCCGCAGAAGCAGCACGCCTGGACACCCTTCGAGAGACCGTCGCGGCGGCGAGGGCGACGCTGTCCGAGCGGCAACAGGCGGTCGCGGTACACGAGGCGGACGACCGGCCGAAACAGGTTCTCGATGAGATCGTCGCGGCATTGACGAATATTGAGGCACGTTGTTCGAAAGCATCTGAAGAATGTGTCTCAGCACGTGCCGTCCTCCGTAACGACGATCAGGTGCGAGCCCGGATGGCCGAAATTACGACGGCTCTCGGCGAACGGCGCGACAGGGCACGGGTCTGGAGTCAGCTCGACGACCTCATCGGCTCCGCTGACGGGTCCAAGTTTCGCCGCTTTGCTCAATCGCTGACATTCAACCATCTGATCCGCTTGGCGAACCGGCATCTTGCAGACCTGAATCCGCGTTACGAGCTGCAACGAGCGCCTGGTGGTGATCTGGTGCTGCAGGTGATCGACCATGATATGGCAGACGAGGTGCGCGCCGTTCATCGCCTCTCTGGCGGTGAGAGCTTCCTCGTCAGCCTCTCTCGCACTCGGTTTCTCGAGTATGTCGTCAACTCGTGGGATCAAGGTGGAAAGCCTGTTCATCGACGAGGACTTCGGCTTGCTTGA